One window from the genome of Nicotiana tomentosiformis chromosome 5, ASM39032v3, whole genome shotgun sequence encodes:
- the LOC104111259 gene encoding eukaryotic peptide chain release factor subunit 1-3-like produces MADGQENDKNIEIWKMKKLIKAMESARGNGTSMISLIIPPGDQISRITRMLAEEYGTASNIKSRVNRQSVLGAITSAQQRLKLYNKVPPNGLVLYTGTIMTDDGKEKKVTFDLTPFKPINASLYLCDNKFHTEPLGELLESDEKFGFIVMDGNGTLFGTLSGNTREVLHKFTVDLPKKHGRGGQSALRFARLRMEKRHNYVRKTAELATQFFINPATSQPNVSGLILAGSADFKTELSQSDMFDQRLQTKILNVVDVSYGGENGFNQAIELSAEILANVKFIQEKRLIGKFFEEISQDTGKYVFGVDDTIKALEMGAVETLVVWENLDINRYVLKNSVTNEIVIRHLNKDQEADHSNFKDPDTSAELEVQDKMPLLEWFANEYKNFGCSLEFVTNRSQEGSQFCRGFGGIGGILRYQLDMRSFDEPSDEGEYFEDSD; encoded by the coding sequence ATGGCAGATGGCCAAGAAAATGACAAGAATATTGAGATATGGAAAATGAAAAAGTTAATCAAAGCCATGGAATCTGCAAGAGGAAACGGTACCAGTATGATCTCTCTTATTATACCTCCTGGTGATCAGATATCTCGGATAACAAGGATGTTGGCAGAAGAATATGGTACTGCATCCAATATTAAGAGCAGAGTAAATCGTCAGTCCGTCCTTGGTGCAATAACGTCTGCCCAACAGAGGCTTAAGCTGTATAATAAGGTACCTCCTAATGGGTTGGTCCTTTATACTGGAACTATAATGACTGACGATGGGAAGGAAAAGAAGGTCACCTTTGACCTTACACCTTTTAAGCCAATAAATGCGTCTCTGTACCTATGTGACAACAAGTTTCATACGGAACCTCTGGGCGAGCTCTTGGAATCAGATGAGAAGTTTGGTTTCATTGTCATGGATGGTAATGGCACTCTTTTTGGAACCTTAAGTGGCAACACCAGGGAAGTCCTTCATAAATTCACTGTTGACCTTCCCAAGAAGCATGGAAGAGGAGGTCAATCAGCTCTGCGATTTGCTCGTCTTCGAATGGAGAAACGTCATAACTATGTGAGGAAGACAGCAGAGCTTGCTACTCAGTTCTTCATTAATCCAGCCACTAGTCAGCCAAATGTATCTGGACTAATACTTGCTGGGTCAGCTGATTTCAAGACAGAGCTGAGCCAGTCTGATATGTTTGATCAACGCCTACAAACAAAGATACTTAATGTGGTTGATGTGTCCTATGGTGGGGAAAATGGATTCAATCAGGCTATTGAGCTATCTGCTGAGATTCTTGCGAATGTGAAGTTTATACAAGAAAAGCGCTTGATAGGGAAATTCTTTGAGGAGATCAGTCAAGATACTGGAAAGTATGTATTTGGTGTGGATGACACAATAAAAGCTCTTGAGATGGGAGCTGTTGAAACTCTTGTTGTTTGGGAAAATCTTGATATAAACCGTTATGTGCTGAAAAATAGTGTTACTAATGAGATTGTCATTAGGCACCTAAACAAGGACCAAGAGGCTGATCACAGCAACTTCAAGGATCCTGACACCTCAGCTGAATTGGAGGTCCAGGACAAAATGCCACTATTGGAGTGGTTTGCCAATGAGTACAAAAACTTTGGTTGTTCACTTGAGTTTGTCACTAACAGGTCTCAAGAGGGGTCACAGTTCTGTCGAGGATTTGGTGGCATTGGGGGGATCCTTCGCTACCAGCTTGACATGCGTTCGTTTGATGAGCCATCTGATGAAGGAGAATATTTTGAGGATTCTGATTAA
- the LOC104111270 gene encoding transcription repressor OFP13 — MGKKMNLGSWQWPSCANSKTLSFRANDNKIFKTINSVFFDPSDHGVENIETPESWFTNSSESASFSTESDDLLGTGEPLEMIIKGVRSERLFFEPNCTSSILNEQKPSQNQEQALEKVEEAKEEDEDLPFKESVALAMESEDPYLDFKKSMEEMVETHGIKDSWKSLQELLGWYLKMNGKVNHGFIVGAFVDLLVEFSIIPPTNCTSDSFTTYSSAASSFSSPRTSIGHKEIEEQEKRGSSSLG, encoded by the coding sequence ATGGGCAAGAAAATGAATCTTGGTTCATGGCAATGGCCATCTTGTGCAAATTCCAAGACTCTATCTTTTAGAGCAAATGACAACAAGATTTTCAAGACTATAAATTCAGTGTTTTTTGACCCTTCTGATCATGGGGTTGAAAATATTGAAACACCAGAATCTTGGTTCACAAATTCTTCAGAATCAGCTAGTTTTTCAACAGAATCTGATGATTTGTTAGGAACAGGTGAACCATTGGAAATGATCATAAAAGGGGTTCGTTCAGAAAGGCTTTTCTTTGAGCCAAATTGTACTAGCTCAATTTTGAatgaacaaaaaccaagtcaaaatCAAGAACAAGCACTAGAGAAAGTAGAAGAAgcaaaagaagaagatgaagacttGCCATTTAAAGAAAGTGTAGCATTGGCTATGGAATCAGAGGATCCATATTTAGATTTCAAGAAATCAATGGAAGAAATGGTGGAAACACATGGGATTAAAGATTCTTGGAAATCATTACAAGAGTTATTAGGATGGTATTTAAAGATGAACGGGAAAGTAAATCATGGATTTATTGTAGGTGCTTTTGTAGATTTGCTTGTTGAGTTTTCTATAATTCCTCCAACTAATTGTACTTCTGATTcatttactacttattcttctgctgcttcttctttctcttctccTCGGACTTCAATAGGACATAAGGAGATTGAGGAGCAAGAAAAGAGGGGGAGTAGTTCCTTAGGATGA